In Miscanthus floridulus cultivar M001 chromosome 8, ASM1932011v1, whole genome shotgun sequence, the sequence atcgagaaactgaatcgttcattgtaactgtggtgacaaatccttttacagtgatccagggcccccgttcttgatctcctccactgtgtcgattagtcctttggaaccgagttcttgaaccctctattgatattcgcgacattcatatttgcaatttcagattgcgtgttttaccttcttgcttgtgctcttcgattcgcttgcaggaaaagccttcttggcgaggtcaatcaagttgtgcttggttgataaccaacggagcagtggtgtaacggttgcagggttcgaatcgcgtctgatttgaagccggatcgccaacgtcgagatctccacaaatcgaacttaccagctacctctcggaagatcgggcctgtactcatcagaaCCTATAGACTATTGGAGTGCTCAGGCTAGGAGCACCAGAGCTCTTTGGTGAAGGAGCACCGGACCTTTCCGGTCTAAACATACAGAGGGTTGAAGAAGAACAATCTCAGCTTATGTTTCAGTGTACAGGAGGTGATGATACACCTAGTTTTTCAAATAAAACTAAGCACTTGTTATATGTATGCCCAGATGTCTACAAGACACATGTCGCAACAAAAATGAGAATATCATAAACATTGCTCATTGTATAACGTTCAGCATATTCATATTAAGATTTACATCTTAGCAATGAACCAACGACCTTAGCGGTTCAACCGGTTTTTAATAGTTGAACTAATTAACCAATGACCTTGCTGGTTCGATTGCCGGTCTGGTCCTAATAACTATGCTCCTACCCACTCTAAGAGTCCCTTTAAAACGTAGAAATTTCACAGGAATAAGTTCATTTGTCATAGGAAAAAAAACTAGAAACAAAAAAATCTTGTATTCCAAAGAAGGCCCTAAGTTAATTATTACAGCAAAATTGTCCAACTTCCATACTTAACCACTCTCGCTGCAGGTGTATCGAATGTAGCACCAGCTGACGTAACTTGAGCTAAAATATCAGCTACATTAATATCGAAGACATGAAGACAAAAAGTGTGATATAAAGGAAAAAATCTATAAATATGAACAGTAAATCATGCAGAGCAATTGGTAATATCTATGACAATCGGGTAGATACAAGATACTAGATATTACAGAGCGTTTGTACAAATATTATGTTAGTATTATgttagaaaataaaatagaaagcAAACATAGATACGCAATTTGAAATCTTACATAATTATATTTAGGGCAGGACTAGCGTTCGGACGTCCGGATGCCCGCAGCTGCTCTGTTTCGCATGCGTAGCGAGCGGACCGGACTCAggttctgaaagctctagtttgattttggataattgatgaaacctaagtactaatCTACGTCATcaagtgtgatcatgagctgggtTGGTAtacaccaagtgatggagcaagttAGAAGTCCATGGAGGTGGAGATGGAcatgagatgatggtgatcaagctccaacttggaaaagaagaaagagaaaaacaaaaaccaaggtgATCAAGACAaatgtatcaaataggtttttgtttttggcactcaagacaccatagaggatgTGAGTGTGTTtaagatcgatagccgtactataaagagatgaaatctttggctaagcggttatcgagtgccaatagatgacatgattcttacatatgcattagggacctagtgtgctaacaattgaaCCTTGAAAAATGCttgaaaaaatgctaacacacgtgcacactagttctacactttgtggttagcaacttggaagcaagggtgaagtggttgaaGTGTTGGAAAAAGGAGAAGATAAGGAGTAGGGGCGTCAGACCCTGGCTCAGGAGGCGTCGGACCTATCTGGCCGGGTCCGACGGCCAACCCTTGCTCTCAGGCATGGGCGTAGCAGCGTCAGACCGGGCAAGGAGGAGGCATTGGACGCGACAGGAGCACTTTTCCTCAGGTCCGACGATGCCCAACTAACGAGAAGGTTGACGCGAGCATGACACGTGGAGGCGTCGGACCATTGCCTAGGTCCGACGGTAGGCGTCTGACCAAGGTCTGACTAAAAAATCGGCTCTGGACCCTCTAGGTGTAATTTTTGCGGGCATCGGACTCTGGGCGTCGGTCGGTTCGACGGTGGCACCTGACTAAGTCTGACGGTGCGTTCTTAGGCGGCAACGGTCGTTTCGTTCAAACAGGATGCGTGGCTTCGTGGGAGTGGCCGTGGTAGGGCATCGGACCCTACGTCGGACGGTCCAACGCCCCGTGGAGTTGGATCCGACGGCCCTTTCCCGTGGCCTAACGGCTAGTGGAGCCTtgagggctctataaatagacttGGCTCGGCTTTGGCTCaatctcttggcactttgacatacttgacatccttatgagcctaagcaaacacctcccactcatgttcatcatttattcatcatcatagtgagattgagagtgattcctagtgcatttgcttgagtgattgcatctagtggcacttggggatcgttgtggctacggatttcttgttactcttggaggttgccgccacctagacggcttggagcagcggaggaacattggcacaagttggtgattattcgtggccatctttggtgattgtgaggggtattgtaccttccccggcagagagccaaaaggtaactctagtggattgcttgtgtcattgagttacctcacttgtggtagGTACTTGCGACGCCTAGTGAAGGCATGTTGTGGTGCCAAactgccaattagccaccgaaccaccaagtgttggtcgacacaacagggactagcgtggcggcaagcacgtgaacctcagaagaaaaaatgaTTCTCTTGTGCATTGGACTTCACCCGATGATGGACTTGGTATTTATTTATTGGTTCATCTCTCttgccacagcggtataatcaccctatacACTTTCTTATATTTATAttgtttacattcttgcctagtcaagctctttagtgcaattagtctttgagagcttgttagtttggttagtgaggctctttagttagtttttgatggcacactaacttagagagtagtgacttaggcTTATGTATGCTTagagatcataacaactagaattgttggtataggtggcttgcaacccttgtagagctagagcaaaattgcattacactATTTAGTGTagtaatcaattgctctagtgattttgTAGAGATGTTTTATAggtattcaccccctctagccatttaggacctttcaagtggtatcggagccgtggtcagcgtttgattgaaggcttaacaaccttggtatcaaaagatggctcaaatagTGTTCAACCATGTTTGGAGaaaaccaccacactttgatggcacatgctatgattattggaatagaaaaatgaagatgtatttgggttcaatcaatgacaaggtgTGGGATATGACCGAGAATGATTTTGTGATTCTTGATCCCACCAATCCAACCCCAAGAGAACTAgagaacaagcaatgcaacacaatagCGCTCAACACCATCTACAGTGCCATTGATTTAAATGTGTTTGAGTAAATCAAGGATCTTGAGAGAGCTAGTGAGGTATGGAAGAGattagaagaaacatatgagTGCACACCGGCGGTCAAGAGTGCAAAATTGTACATTCTCAAGTACAAGttggcaagcttcaagatgaaggatgatgagagcattccagagatgttccatagaatgcaagtgattgtcaatgatcttaagAGTTTGGGTGAGAAAGTACAAGATGGTGATTTCTCTCATCGATTCTTAATGTGCCTATCTCCAAGGTTTGaaacattgagattgatcatcataagaggaggattgaaggacataacccctaaccaagtactaggtgatgtcatgacacaagagacataccatgtggaaagggaggggttgaccaagatgagaagaaggaagaggacaggaagaagaagagtgtggcattcaaggctagcacaTCATCTAAGAGCAAGGCCAAAGCAAAGAACACTACAAGAAAAAGTTAACGACGGGATATGTGGTCGTTAAAGGTCCAAATGTGGTCGCTAAAAGTTATTAACAACCACAAAAATGTGGTCGTCCATGGTCGTTAAAAGCGCTGTCGTTAATATAATTAACAACCACATAATATTTCCCATCGTTAACTTTTCAACGACCGTATAATATGTGGTCATTGATACTAGATTAATAATGACCACATTTCTAGTAACAACGACCACATTTTCCATCGTTAATGTTTTTGCACCATCTACCATGAGGCAGTAATGGCCACATTTCTAGTAATAACGACCACATTTTTCATCGTTTATTTTATTAATAATACTTTAGGCTACATTTATATTGATTTATAGTGATATTTTTTTCCTAGTGCCTACTTATTTATTACAGCAGCCACCACTAGGCACCAGATCTGACATATTTTCAACAACACaaggataaataaataattaataaACTTGTAACAGAAAGCAAATATTATTGATTCACATGGTCAATATATCAAGATGTATCTTTAcataaaagagaaaaaaatatcaactaACCATGAAACTAACATTGCCTAACTTACAGACAGTTCCTATAACAAAAATTATGAACACAACCTGTACTACTGTAACAAAATACTAATCTTCAACTGGAGGCACACCGCCACACTGTCCTTCGATAGCTTGGTCTTGTGAACAAGAAGTTCCTTCAGAAGCCTACAGTAACTCCAGTGTTAATCCTATATACGACCCAAACAAAATCATAaccaattattaattaaatgaaCTTAAATGAAATTGCAAGGTCTAAAGGAATGGAACTTGTTACCTTGTATGTCTGTATACCTATATCCATTATTCATTATTAAAAGAACTAACAAGACATGTAATTAGTCAGTAGTAGTCACTTTCCACTAAACTAAGCACAGCTCCTCTTCCTTAAAAAGCACCTGCATGTGTCATCGAAACTCTGCTAAAAAAAATTGTTACCTAAACTAAGGTAAATATAGCTTTAATACCATAGAACAGAACAATTAGCAAACCTACTGAAGAAAAAATAATTAAGATGAAAATTTGGAACAAAATGCCAAAGTTTTGCAGTGCATGTCACCAACAGTCACCGTATTGCTTAGCATACTACATGGTAAATTGATCATGCTGGCTATAATACTTGCATCAGAAAAAACAAGTATCATACCATGAATCAGTAATCAGCAATGTGCCTGGCAAGATCTATGAGATTTTTGACATCCAAGCAGCACACAGATATGATGATTGGCAATAACAACTGCTTAAACCTATCTTACAGAACCCATATAGGGATGaaaaaggacgtacccagtgcagagagctcccgctctgtgcgggaagggtgtcagtggcaagcctgaCCCTtgcatgtgcaatgcgaggagaccgcgactcgaacctgggaccttccagtcacaggcggtaagactctactgcttgcaccaggcccgcccttcataggGATGAAAAAGCATGTCCTTAATTACTTATGGGTATTTAATATCATTTCACCACTATAAAgactaaaatatattttcattctGTTCAAGAATTTAAAAGTTCTACAAATATAGGTGTTAAGCAAATCAGAAGTTCAGAACAAGTCCAAGCAATGACGGAGCCAGGAAAAAATTATAGGTGGGGCGAATTTCAACCagaaaatgaaccaaaaagataTCGTATTCACAATGTACCGTACTCACATACTATAATCACACAAATCATGGCAAAAACGCTACGATCACACATGACGACGAAAAGTAGACGAGAAACAAAAGATGTTACCTCAAATTTGAAGAATAAACTAGTTCTTGATTAGTTGATGTTGATCCATACATTGCAAATTACAAATAAGTGAAATAACTAAGAATAGATGAACCTGTAGATTGAATGAATATCAATTAGCGTCTTAGCGAGTAACAATAAAATAATGGTAGCCCTCAATCAATAATGGACATCATGAGAAAATACTTACTAGTGGTGAAGGACTAAGAATGTTGATGACGTCGAGGGCTCTTTGGCAAGCTCACTCTTCGGGTTTTCATAGATTGAAACCTCTTCTTAACTTTATCAATACCAAGTTCCTTGAAGATCCCTTTCTCAATGTAGCACACTAACAAGTTATTGAGCCATTCATCACCCATCTTGTTCTGCAAAGCTGTCTTGATGAAGTGCATAGCTGAGAAGGCTCTTTCAACTGAAGATGTTGCCACAGGTAGGATCAATGCTAACTCAATGATGCGATAGACCAATGGAAAAAGGATATGTTTCTTATTTGCAATCATTGTTGTAGCCAAGCTTCCAAGGTCATGACAAGATTTGAAATCATCAACTCTACTCACATGAACAAGGAATGTCTCAAGTTCTTCCCTTATATTATCACGATCACGAATAGAGAAATCTTGATCATAGATCTCAGTTATCCGAGCAATCTTTTCAACATCAAACCTAGCAAAGTTCTCTCTTGGATCAAGACAAGCAAATGAAACAAGCAACTCAGATGATACCTCATTGAAGCGATGATCCATCTCCATGATTATGGCATCAAGTGCAGCAAGGAAAGTATCAACACGGTAATGATGCTCTTGAGTGATTAAGTTGCCATCATGCCTTGATCTGCCCCATCTTGGTATTGCCTCTTCCATATTTGGTATTGGAATTTCTTTTGCAACACAAAATGATTTGACCTCTTCCAATAATTGCTCCCAGCCTTCATTTCTTAAACTGATCAAGCGTGCTTTCACATCAATAAGCAATGACATGGCCTCAACaatgttttggtcttttctttgaAAAAGAAGAGACAACTCATTTGTAATACGGAACACTTTCAACATCAACTTCATATTTAAAACAAAGGAAAAGCTTTCCATTTTGTGCACCAAACCACCGGCTCGGCTAGGATTACGTTCATCTTCATGAATCATGGCTAACACCTTGACTACGGAATCCCACATTGACTCAATACGAAGTAATGTTATATAATGAGAACCCCATCTTGTATCTCCTGGTCTATGCAAGTTTGTCATTTGATTCCTTCCCCTCCCTCTTAGAATCTCACCACTCTCTAACTTTCCATGTAATATCTTGCTGAATCTGAGAAGTCATGCGGGCATTATTTTGACATAACTCATCATATGCAACCCTCACATCATCATTCATGTTTTTGTACCAATCAATCATTTCTAGGAAATTGCCCTTGTTTAGAGAGGTGCCAGATTCGTCATTGCCACGAAAAGCATGACCCTGTGCAATGAGAAAGCTTGCAACATCTAGAGCAGCAGTCAAGCGAACTTCATAGAGCATTTCTGCTGTTTTGGTATTAGCATCAATCTTATGGGTAATACTTGCTCTTTGATTCTTAAAATCTTCGGCACATAATCTAGCTTTATGGTGGCAACTAGAAACTCCTCCAACATGACCTGGAAATCCTCTATATGCATGTTTAAAATCATTAAACTCTGTCTTTGTGAAAACCACATGACCAAATTTCTCATGGTCGGCTTCTTGCCTAAAAAGATAACAATAGAAGCAAAATGCTGCATCCTTGGACACACTACACTCTAGCCAATCATGTTCCTTAAACCATTTTGGGAGAAATTGTCTCCAATCATTACCAACACGCTTGCGAGGAAAATTATGTCCAATGGGTTGTGTCGGACCTCTCAATAAATAAGCCCTTCTAACATCTGATTGAACATTAGGATGAAATCTTTCAATTGGCATTCTAAGAGCTGGATTTGGATCAGCTACAATATGAACATGCGGGTCAAATTCTGTGATAAGGCTGATACCTTCATCTTCTTGTTGTTCTTCTTCCTGTGGCCGTTGTTGTGGTTCTGGTGGTTGTGCATCATCAACACCAATATCAACGTGTGCTAAATCTGTTGCTACAGACTGCATAGCTTCATTTTCTTAAACAACTTCTCCCGCTGTTGAAGTAGTGGCGTTGGCACTTTCATTAGTGCTTGGGCGGCTGCCAGTTGAACTTGAACCAACACTCAAAGTTGTAAAATAATTCTTCAAGTCTGCACAAAAATTACTTGTCAAATTAGCATACTCTATTACTGTCTTGCTAATAATTTAAGATGCTAATGAAGTAATGATTCGTGAACTAAAAAATCATAAAACAATACCATTTTTCTTGTTGTTCTTGCCAATGCTTGAACCTCGGCCTTTGCTTGAACCTCGACCTCGGCCGAATCCAGATATTGGTGGAGGTGGAGCTGTTGCCCTTGCTCCGCTAACCTGTCTGCGGCCATGGCCGGTCCCAGTCCCAGGGGccagctcctgctcctcctctcctcctccctccatcGTCGGGCGCAGCCAGCTCCTGCTCGGAGCCTCGGCGGGCAGCGGGCGCACCTAACGCTGGCCTAGGCGGCTGGGCACCCGGCGGCGCGCGGCGGGCAGCGGGCAAATGGGCGTCGCCGCGCCGGGGGCTGAAGTGCGGCAGGCGGCGGGTGGAGAGAAGTGCGGCGGGCGGAGAGGAAGTGCGGCGTGCGAGCGCAGCGTACAGCGGCCGCGCTCGCTCGATGTGGATGCGGAACACCAACTGGAGAATGTGATTGGGGAATTGGGGAGTAAATTTGGGCCCTTAGTGGGCTAAACAACTTACCTATACTGCCAAAAAAACAAGGCCCAGCAAGGAAGCAAGCAGCCGGAACGCGTCGTTCATCGCCGCTCTCCTCGCGTCGCACGTCACCGCTCTGCCTCGCGTCCTCGACAGCCGGTCGCCGGACGTCGGAGATGGAGAAGAACACAGAAGAGGGGGTCCGGGGGTCTGATGCTACGGCGCCGATAGTTGGGGCGGCCGCCCCACCCCGCCCCTAGGAAGCTCCGTGTCCAAGGTCTGAGTAATTTACCTCCGATGCACAAATCTGGTTGTTAGCTGTTGGAGCAGAATGCAAGGAGGAAATGGTTCCAATGGCAACCAAATATTCGAGCTCCGTATATGTAATCTGATtcaaaaatgaaaaaacaacaataTCAAAGCTCTTCATATATTTAGTCTTCTAACCCAAATACATATAAGAATTTACTAGGATAGAAAACCAAGAGAAGAAACATTACTGCTTTATGCTGCCACTGATGATATTGTATCCAACCACAAAAGCACCAGTGCAGGTCATAGAAGAATTCCTATGTATACGAGGTTGTGCGGGTTAATAACAATTGATATGGTGAACTGGTTATGCAATCTGTACTCTGGACAGGATGACAAATTTCCCTAAAGAAATATTACTGAACCTGTTTAGTTTTCTTCATATACTTTGTTTAGTTATATGAAATTTAATTTTACAAAACCAACTGAGTATAATCCAATTGACATGCCACAGATTCACTGTGactaagagaaagaaaaacaacaGTGCAGCTAAATGAATTAACAAAAACAGAGTGAGGCAATAGCATACCTACCTTAATTCCAACAGACTTATTTTATTGGCCAGTTAGCCACCAATCAGATCTCTGCTGAAGAGGCATAGTGCATAGGGCAAAGAAACCTGAAGCCCTTAACGCACAATGGTGGATACATATTGACTTGCAGAGGAAACTATTCGACAAGCACGAGCCCTAAATATAGATTCCATTGACCCAGCAGAAATTTTAGGTTAGCATCTGCAATAATCATCAcatatcatattttattttttttgtaaatttaCTTGGAGAATATAAACAATCACATGAATTCAAACTGATCTACGGATTCAATAGATTGAGTTGCTCTATAAGAGGATAACAACTCTAGGATGAATCGAGGAAACAGTAGCAAAATAGAATACAATTACCCAATGCATTATGTCCTGGCTGTGACATCGGCATCCAACCACAAATCAGAAATCGGCTGCAGCTACAGCTGCAGCTGCAGAATTCACACGAGGAAGAGGACGCACATAGGTGATTACGGATCCATAAAGAGAAGAGATTCTGAATCCACAGTGGATAAAAACATACTAGGTAGCAGTACCATCACAGTGCCTGGTAACAAACCATTGAAATCAGATTTGGATCTACTTGTTTGTAAATCCACTGGTGTAGTTGTGGATCCGCTAGTTCCAGCCCTGCTGGTGGATCTTTGGGAGTTGTGGTTGTAGATCGGTGACATGGGACATCGTAGATGAGATGAGGGCAGCGACGGTTAGAAGTGCGTGCAAACCATGGCGACGGCAGAAGGCACAGGTGAACGACATTAGGCTGATGCGTCGGAGTTAGGAAGTGCCGAGGTAGGGCAGCAAAGGACGATGGCTGACGGAAATGATTACCGTCTCTGTGGAATCTGCGTGGTTCTGGAGAACAGAGCGGCGGAGAGATTGATTGGAGATTGGCCTTGGAAGAAAATCATCAATGAAAAAATACTTACCATGAAGGTTAGCGACCACATGCCAAAGCTAGATAACGACCACCAAAATTTTGGTCGTCGGGCACCCCAGGTAAATCGAGAACTACTCATTCGTGGCAACCGACGACCACGTATTGTACGTGGTCGTTAGATACTGTTTGGTTTGCTTGCAGTGACTTTCAACAGTCAAAGCGGGTACATGTCGACCGGCGgtagttgtgctcaattactttgaatAAAGACTACTTTAAATGATTTaagaatcaagttcaaacaagtgtcaTCGCTacgtgacaatgagagtgccgtgaagctcaccaacaaccccgttcaacattcaagaacaaagcacatagatgtccgccatcatttcataagagtcCATCAACAAAAGGAGatatttacattgagagtgtgggcactgatAATCAACTTGCCGACATTTTTACCAagtcacttgatgagaagaggttttgcaagctaagaaatgaattgaacatacttgacttctcaaatatgtgttgatgcacccccattatatggcatgcctctccttggAGCAAAGCAAGATAAAATTGATTGACGTATCATTCatacattgctaaggacttgtttagtgcatctagtcattcctcacatgtcttaggctcattcatgaaaatcaaatggatttggtgcttatatggtaccactattgcttgtatacttgaaataatctagtggtagcatatgaaatgtttgtgggcttatgaaccagtgtttaatctagaaaatgagctataagtgtttaactcaacatggtcaaaataacccttgaaatgaggtgtgaaaaagcttgccCTCTCTGGGGACCTTGCAAAAGGcctgttcacttgaacttatcagccggcttatcagctagaatctata encodes:
- the LOC136468890 gene encoding uncharacterized protein produces the protein MSLLIDVKARLISLRNEGWEQLLEEVKSFCVAKEIPIPNMEEAIPRWGRSRHDGNLITQEHHYRVDTFLAALDAIIMEMDHRFNEVSSELLVSFACLDPRENFARFDVEKIARITEIYDQDFSIRDRDNIREELETFLVHVSRVDDFKSCHDLGSLATTMIANKKHILFPLVYRIIELALILPVATSSVERAFSAMHFIKTALQNKMGDEWLNNLLVCYIEKGIFKELGIDKVKKRFIYS
- the LOC136468891 gene encoding uncharacterized protein, with amino-acid sequence MQSVATDLAHVDIGVDDAQPPEPQQRPQEEEQQEDEGISLITEFDPHVHIVADPNPALRMPIERFHPNVQSDVRRAYLLRGPTQPIGHNFPRKRVGNDWRQFLPKWFKEHDWLECSVSKDAAFCFYCYLFRQEADHEKFGHVVFTKTEFNDFKHAYRGFPGHVGGVSSCHHKARLCAEDFKNQRASITHKIDANTKTAEMLYEVRLTAALDVASFLIAQGHAFRGNDESGTSLNKGNFLEMIDWYKNMNDDVRVAYDELCQNNARMTSQIQQDITWKVREW